A genomic window from Elaeis guineensis isolate ETL-2024a chromosome 3, EG11, whole genome shotgun sequence includes:
- the LOC105040344 gene encoding coatomer subunit beta'-2-like isoform X3, whose amino-acid sequence MGCMKRSRSVVVGCDEGTIMIKLGCEEPVASMYSSARIIWSKHNKIQAVNIKTVSADIEAADDERLPLAVKELGSFDLPAKLKT is encoded by the exons ATGGGATGCATGAAAAGATCAAGGAG TGTTGTCGTTGGATGTGATGAAGGAACCATTATGATAAAACTTGGTTGTGAAGAACCAGTTGCAAGCATGTATAGCAGTGCGAGAATTATATGGTCAAAACATAACAAAATACAGGCAGTGAATATCAAGACTGTTAGCGCAGATATTGAG GCTGCAGATGATGAGAGATTGCCTTTGGCTGTGAAGGAATTGGGAAGCTTTGATCTACCTGCAA AGCTTAAAACATAA
- the LOC105040344 gene encoding coatomer subunit beta'-1-like isoform X1, which yields MHEKIKESLKHNPNGRFVIVCGDGECRIYTVLAWRNRCFGSALEFVWSSDGEHAVRESTSRIKILVKHSRQLLWKRKVNLSEAVGRLAISMEAFGDAEGITNISCQIAREE from the exons ATGCATGAAAAGATCAAGGAG AGCTTAAAACATAATCCAAATGGGAGATTTGTTATTGTTTGTGGAGACGGAGAATGCAGAATATATACTGTGTTGGCATGGAGAAATAGATGCTTTGGATCTGCTTTGGAATTTGTCTGGTCATCTGATGGAGAACATGCAGTCAGGGAAAGTACATCAAGAATAAAGATTTTAGTTAAACATTCCAG GCAATTGCTATGGAAGCGCAAAGTGAATCTAAGTGAAGCAGTTGGGAGACTAGCTATTTCTATGGAAG CTTTTGGTGATGCTGAAGGGATAACAAACATCTCCTGCCAAATAGCAAGGGAAGAATAA
- the LOC105040344 gene encoding coatomer subunit beta'-1-like isoform X2 produces the protein MHEKIKESLKHNPNGRFVIVCGDGECRIYTVLAWRNRCFGSALEFVWSSDGEHAVRESTSRIKILVKHSRQLLWKRKVNLSEAVGRLAISMEVRNG, from the exons ATGCATGAAAAGATCAAGGAG AGCTTAAAACATAATCCAAATGGGAGATTTGTTATTGTTTGTGGAGACGGAGAATGCAGAATATATACTGTGTTGGCATGGAGAAATAGATGCTTTGGATCTGCTTTGGAATTTGTCTGGTCATCTGATGGAGAACATGCAGTCAGGGAAAGTACATCAAGAATAAAGATTTTAGTTAAACATTCCAG GCAATTGCTATGGAAGCGCAAAGTGAATCTAAGTGAAGCAGTTGGGAGACTAGCTATTTCTATGGAAG TTAGAAATGGCTGA